Proteins encoded in a region of the Anopheles aquasalis chromosome 2, idAnoAquaMG_Q_19, whole genome shotgun sequence genome:
- the LOC126571945 gene encoding protein phosphatase 1 regulatory subunit 21, which translates to MEAENSNKYQKLATEYSKLRAQASVLKRAVLEEQNKNASLRESLRTREATLRKSEQEVDSLGFRNKQLERRVAALQENLEQELKKGGGGKGAKTKSPSNESITGPGSDGGVIAEELQKKILENAQLANSVEDRVAEVKQLQNRIEGLNRELQQQAVVEQKLRKELELLTVRNSELESKASEAASTIGSEDGLSVTTDMENHYNHFTASSNSTQQPTHNNGNGGTNNTTSVVSHDDRIVFLEKELTHWRAQYELLKIETSSHMRKAPPAKTEQKEDPFSSSTTDRSNRTVDDNQQQSEEQTREQKLTHCFTKSIEELFHDKCRAESKLASHFIECQRLQTHLEVVKNRLKEQEEASREQERRYRIIEDELSRTRLNYEEQISVLTEQVISLSDQLAKAK; encoded by the exons ATGGAAGCCGAAAACTCCAACAAGTACCAGAAGCTTGCCACCGAATACTCCAAA CTGCGGGCACAGGCAAGTGTTTTGAAGCGAGCCGTGCTCGAGGAACAAAACAAGAATGCGTCCCTCCGTGAATCGTTGCGCACGCGGGAGGCCACACTGCGAAAGTCGGAACAGGAGGTGGACAGTCTGGGCTTCCGGAACAAGCAGCTAGAGCGGCGCGTGGCCGCACTGCAGGAGAACCTCGAGCAGGAACTCAAgaagggtggcggtggcaaagGGGCGAAAACGAAATCGCCCAGCAACGAGAGCATCACCGGGCCAGGATCGGATGGAGGCGTGATTGCCGAGGAACTACAGAAGAAGATTCTCGAGAACGCACAGCTCGCCAACAGCGTAGAGGATAGGGTGGCCGAGGTGAAACAGTTACAGAACCGCATCGAAGGCCTCAACCGTGAACTACAGCAACAGGCGGTCGTGGAGCAGAAGCTGCGGAAAGAGCTCGAGCTACTGACCGTTCGCAATTCCGAGCTGGAATCGAAAGCATCCGAAGCTGCAAGTACG ATTGGAAGCGAAGATGGACTGAGCGTGACGACGGATATGGAAAACCACTATAACCACTTCACGGCCAGTTCCAACAGTACGCAGCAGCCGACACACAATAATGGGAACGGTGGTACGAACAATACCACCTCCGTGGTCAGCCACGACGATCGAATAGTGTTTCTCGAAAAGGAACTCACTCACTGGCGGGCGCAGTACGAGCTGCTGAAAATTGAAACTTCTAGTCACATGCGAAAGGCTCCTCCGGCGAAGACGGAACAGAAGGAGGATCCATTCTCCTCGAGCACCACTGACAGAAGCAACAG AACCGTGGATGAtaatcagcagcagagcgagGAGCAGACGCGAGAACAGAAGCTGACGCACTGTTTTACGAAGAGTATAGAGGAATTGTTTCATGACAAATGCCGGGCAGAATCGAAACTGGCTTCGCATTTCATCGAA TGTCAAAGACTGCAGACTCATTTGGAAGTTGTCAAAAATAGGCttaaggagcaggaggaggccaGTCGGGAGCAGGAGCGCCGTTACCGTATCATCGAAGATGAACTA TCTCGCACTCGTCTCAACTACGAGGAGCAGATTAGCGTTTTGACGGAGCAAGTGATAAGCTTAAGTGATCAGCTAGCAAAGGCCAAGTAA
- the LOC126571946 gene encoding pre-mRNA-splicing factor ISY1 homolog — MARNAEKAMTTLARWRAAKETETGKQERRPYLASECRDLGQCEKWRVEIIREISKKVAQIQNAGLGEFRIRDLNDEINKLLREKRHWENQISDLGGPHYRRYGPRMFDADGREVPGNRGYKYFGAAKDLPGVRELFEQEPPPPPKKTRAELMKDIDADYYGYRDDDDGILLPLEEKAEKVAIQKAVEEWKQARAKGSEASSKKDEEDEPDIYGSDAYITRDAEKEVRDDPMGLLGPRFTAHVPVPSQKDIEAALLKKRKQELMKKYGIDEDEPM, encoded by the exons ATG GCTCGTAATGCGGAAAAGGCTAT GACGACGCTTGCTCGTTGGAGAGCGGccaaagaaacagaaaccggTAAACAGGAACGCCGACCGTATCTCGCCTCCGAGTGCCGCGATCTCGGTCAGTGTGAAAAGTGGCGCGTAGAGATCATCCGTGAGATCTCCAAGAAGGTTGCACAAATCCAAAATG CCGGTTTGGGTGAGTTCCGGATACGCGATCTGAACGATGAAATCAACAAACTGCTTCGAGAGAAACGACACTGGGAAAATCAAATATCCGACCTGGGCGGACCGCACTATCGGCGCTATGGCCCACGGATGTTTGATGCCGATGGGCGCGAAGTGCCGGGCAATCGGGGATACAAATACTTTGGCGCTGCCAAGGATCTACCGGGTGTGCGGGAACTGTTTGAGcaggagccaccaccaccaccgaagaaaACGAGGGCCGAGCTGATGAAGGACATCGATGCGGATTACTACGGctatcgtgatgatgatgacggtatTCTGCTTCCGCTGGAGGAAAAGGCGGAAAAGGTCGCTATCCAGAAAGCGGTGGAAGAGTGGAAGCAGGCCCGTGCGAAAGGCAGTGaagccagcagcaaaaaggatgAAGAGGATGAACCGGATATCTACGGATCGGATGCCTACATTACCAGGGATGCCGAAAAGGAGGTACGCGATGATCCGATGGGTCTGCTAGGACCGCGATTTACCGCTCACGTCCCGGTACCGAGTCAGAAGGACATCGAAGCGGCCCTGCtaaagaaacggaaacaagaGTTGATGAAAAAGTACGGCATCGATGAGGATGAACCGATGTGA